One window of Catharus ustulatus isolate bCatUst1 chromosome 3, bCatUst1.pri.v2, whole genome shotgun sequence genomic DNA carries:
- the PAK5 gene encoding serine/threonine-protein kinase PAK 5, translating into MFGKKKKRLEISGPSNFEHRVHTGFDHREQKFTGLPQQWHSLLADTANRPKPMVDPSCITPIQLAPMKTIVRGNKPRKDTSINGLLEEFDNISVTRSNSLRKESPPTHHQGNANHVPRHQEENGYITYSQYSSESDTTTDYVVEKYRDKTLYGEELDRYYKGSYAAKQNGHMMKVTSRDIYYSEVSPLQSDLSRFLPDYHAHLESKPKPLEYGGLKLEYQRIPSGSSLDYRDSFPYAPSRVSVQSECPKERLDYGDSDWGHGLSKDDYDKRPKSSYVDPASPQPAMRQRSRSGSGLQEPAMPYGASAFKAHQQGHSYSSYTYPRLSETAAGIPKVDYDRAQLVVSPPLSGSDTYPRGPVKLPQSQSKVSYSSSSYQYPLVYHKAPHYHQPPLQPGSPYISTASYPSSPSITSSAYPPPSWGSSSDQQPSRVSHEQFRAALQLVVSPGDPREYLDNFIKIGEGSTGIVCIATEKHTGKQVAVKKMDLRKQQRRELLFNEVVIMRDYHHENVVDMYNSYLVGDELWVVMEFLEGGALTDIVTHTRMNEEQIATVCLSVLRALSYLHNQGVIHRDIKSDSILLTSDGRIKLSDFGFCAQVSKEVPRRKSLVGTPYWMAPEVISRLPYSTEVDIWSLGIMVIEMIDGEPPYFNEPPLQAMRRIRDNLPPRVKDMHKVSSVLRGFLDSMLVREPSQRATAQELLRHPFLKLAGPPSCIVPLMRQHRHR; encoded by the exons ACTATTGTTCGAGGAAACAAGCCTCGAAAGGATACTTCAATCAATGGCCTGCTGGAGGAGTTTGACAATATCTCAGTGACACGATCCAATTCCCTGCGGAAGGAAAGTCCTCCCACCCACCACCAAGGAAATGCAAACCACGTGCCAAGGCACCAGGAGGAAAATGGCTACATCACATATTCTCAGTACTCCAGTGAGTCAGACACCACCACAGACTATGTCGTGGAGAAATACCGAGACAAGACTCTGTACGGGGAGGAGTTGGACAGGTACTACAAGGGCAGCTACGCCGCCAAGCAGAACGGGCACATGATGAAGGTGACATCCCGGGACATCTATTACTCAGAAGTGTCACCCCTGCAGTCAGACCTCTCCAGGTTCCTCCCAGATTACCATGCACACCTGGAGAGCAAGCCCAAACCACTGGAATACGGCGGCCTAAAGCTGGAGTACCAGCGCATCCCCAGCGGATCCTCCCTGGACTACAGAGATTCCTTTCCTTACGCCCCGTCCCGAGTGTCGGTGCAGAGCGAGTGCCCCAAGGAGAGGCTGGACTACGGTGACAGTGACTGGGGACATGGCCTGAGCAAGGATGACTATGACAAGAGGCCAAAGTCATCCTATGTGGACCCTGCGAGCCCTCAGCCAGCCATGAGGCAGAGATCCAGGTCGGGCTCCGGCCTGCAGGAGCCGGCCATGCCCTACGGAGCAAGCGCCTTCAAAGCCCACCAGCAAGGACATTCCTACAGCTCCTACACCTACCCCCGCCTGTCCGAAACTGCAGCCGGCATTCCCAAG GTGGATTATGACCGAGCACAGCTGGTCGTCAGCCCACCGCTCTCTGGGTCGGACACCTACCCCCGGGGCCCAGTCAAGCTACCTCAGAGTCAGAGCAAAGTCAGCTACTCCAGCAGCAGCTACCAGTACCCTCTGGTGTACCACAAAGCCCCCCACTATCACCAGCCGCCTCTCCAGCCCGGCTCGCCCTACATTTCCACCGCCTCCTACCCCAGCTCCCCAAGTATCACATCAAGTGCTTATCCTCCccccagctggggctcctcctCGGACCAGCAGCCCTCCAGGGTGTCCCATGAACAGTTCcgagctgccctgcagctcgTGGTGAGCCCCGGAGACCCCCGGGAGTACTTGGACAACTTCATCAAGATTGGGGAGGGCTCCACGGGCATCGTGTGCATTGCCACTGAGAAGCACACGGGGAAGCAGGTGGCTGTCAAGAAGATGGACCTCAGGAAACAGCAGAGAAGGGAGCTACTCTTCAACGAG GTTGTGATCATGAGGGATTACCACCATGAGAACGTGGTGGACATGTACAACAGTTACCTAGTCGGGGACGAGCTCTGGGTTGTGATGGAGTTCCTGGAGGGCGGCGCTCTGACAGACATCGTCACTCACACCAG GATGAACGAGGAGCAGATCGCCACCGTCTGTCTGTCCGTGTTGAGAGCTCTGTCCTACCTGCACAACCAGGGCGTCATCCACCGCGACATCAAGAGCGATTCCATCCTGCTCACCAGCGACGGCAGG ATAAAACTGTCTGATTTTGGGTTCTGTGCCCAAGTGTCAAAGGAGGTCCCCAGGAGGAAGTCGCTGGTTGGGACACCATATTGGATGGCACCGGAGGTAATATCCCGCCTGCCCTACAGCACTGAG GTGGACATCTGGTCCCTGGGCATCATGGTGATTGAGATGATCGATGGGGAGCCCCCGTACTTCAACGAGCCACCGCTGCAGGCCATGCGCCGCATCCGGGACAACCTCCCGCCCCGCGTGAAGGACATGCACAAG GTCTCCTCAGTCCTCCGGGGCTTCCTGGACTCGATGCTGGTGCGGGAGCCCTCGCAGAGAGCCACAGCACAGGAACTGCTGAGACACCCCTTTCTCAAACTGGCTGGGCCCCCCTCCTGCATCGTGCCCCTCATGAGGCAGCACAGGCATCGCTGA